From a single Rhodospirillaceae bacterium genomic region:
- a CDS encoding branched-chain amino acid ABC transporter permease: MFGKRFETPGYILVAIFGVIAPMVFPAYVQQIAMLWIMIVFALTWDTMGGQMGYNSLGNIFFFGAGMYIAAVCQIWPWYDVGQYTDPSGSLTTSFTTGQYFAGLALGVVLAALGSVALAVLFGLIVFGLRGPYFAIGTLGMAIAAGELIGAWDWVGGGGGIRLPVFPSGTDADPLFRVPFGDIHSADLQGVFFYWTCFALAVLTFLFLRWLYRTRFGLMLNAIRDDETKAEALGVRTQLYKTVAWSISAFFLGISGALFGNIIGFMEPLEVAFPTVTFGIFMVLMALLGGKGTLWGPVIGAALFHIIKEVTWTHLLGWQWVVLGLLIVVTVVFFQQGIVGWLQEQRPEWFGIEVDRGTAGQRADAEAAEALEAVLEDSDGPAGEAAR, encoded by the coding sequence ATGTTCGGCAAGCGGTTCGAAACGCCCGGCTATATCCTCGTCGCGATCTTCGGCGTGATCGCGCCGATGGTCTTCCCCGCCTACGTCCAGCAGATCGCGATGCTCTGGATCATGATCGTGTTCGCGCTCACCTGGGACACCATGGGCGGCCAGATGGGCTACAACTCCCTGGGCAACATCTTCTTCTTCGGCGCCGGCATGTATATCGCCGCGGTCTGCCAGATCTGGCCCTGGTACGATGTCGGCCAATACACCGATCCTTCGGGTTCGCTGACCACCTCCTTCACGACGGGCCAGTATTTCGCCGGCCTCGCCCTCGGCGTCGTTCTGGCCGCGCTCGGGTCGGTCGCGCTCGCGGTTCTGTTCGGCCTGATCGTGTTCGGGCTGCGCGGGCCGTATTTCGCCATCGGCACGCTCGGCATGGCGATCGCCGCCGGCGAGCTGATCGGCGCCTGGGACTGGGTCGGCGGCGGCGGCGGCATCCGGCTGCCGGTGTTCCCGTCGGGCACCGACGCCGATCCCCTGTTCCGCGTGCCGTTCGGGGATATCCACTCCGCCGACCTCCAGGGCGTCTTCTTCTACTGGACCTGCTTCGCCCTGGCGGTGCTGACTTTCCTCTTCCTGCGCTGGCTCTACCGCACCCGCTTCGGCCTGATGCTGAACGCGATCCGCGACGACGAGACCAAGGCCGAGGCGCTCGGCGTGCGCACCCAGCTCTACAAGACGGTTGCCTGGTCGATCTCCGCCTTCTTCCTCGGCATTTCCGGCGCCCTGTTCGGCAACATCATCGGTTTCATGGAGCCGCTGGAGGTCGCCTTCCCGACCGTCACCTTTGGCATCTTCATGGTGCTGATGGCCCTGCTCGGCGGCAAGGGCACGCTCTGGGGGCCGGTGATCGGCGCCGCCCTGTTCCACATCATCAAGGAGGTGACCTGGACCCACCTGCTCGGCTGGCAGTGGGTCGTGCTCGGCCTGCTCATCGTCGTCACGGTCGTCTTCTTCCAGCAGGGCATCGTCGGCTGGCTGCAGGAGCAGCGGCCGGAATGGTTCGGCATCGAGGTCGACCGCGGCACCGCGGGCCAGCGCGCCGACGCCGAAGCGGCCGAGGCGCTCGAAGCCGTCCTGGAGGACAGCGACGGGCCGGCCGGCGAGGCTGCGCGATGA